The region TCAAGGCACATGTGGGGCTTAGGTGGGGAGGGGTCAATGGGTTCCCCAATAAGGGGCTCTGTCAACAGGGTGAGGGGACCCAGCCCTGCCCTGAGCTGAAgaggccctgcccccagccccagcgAGGCCCCTCCCTACCTGGGCCAGCTCCTCGGGACACAGTTACACTCAGGTTCTGTGGAGAGTCTGGGGCAGGGAGACACGCAGACCTGTCAGTGGGAGGCTGGGGACATCAGCCTCTGTCCCAGGAGCCTCAtggtggggaggggtggaggcTGCATCCTCCTGGCCCAGCCCCCACATGATTTCGGGACCCAGCACCCAGTGTCCAGGGTCTgacccctctccctctccctcagggACCAGCCCCATCAGAGCCCCAGGTGTCCCAGCCCAGCTCTCACATGAGACGTTCAGGTGGACGGTCTTTGTCCTGGTCACAAGGGCCCCAGGAAGGGTCACCTGGCAGGTGAGGTTGGTGCCATGGTCCTGGGGCCGCGGGGTGAGGGTGAGCACCGAGGAGTGGGTGACGTTGGGGCCCAGGGAGGACACAGAGGGCCCTTCCCAGGAGAAGGTGGGGGGCGTCCCCTGCTCACAGGCCCAGGGCACAGAGCAGGTCAGGTCGCTGGGACGGCCAGACTCCAGGGTCCCAGGGACGAGGATGTCAGGGGTCAGGGCTGGTGAGCAGAGGGGGACAGGCAGGgtcaggagggaggggggaggtggGGCCCTGAGAGAAGCTCAGGCTCTGACCCAGCTGCTCCCTGAGCCCCTAATGCCTGACCCCAGCTCCCCCAGGGCAGGGTCCCACCCAGCTCTGCCCCGTGACCTTCCTGAGGCTCCCTGGAGCTGGAGTCTTACCTGTCACTTGTACTGAGACCATGTCATTTAGGTAACTGTATTTCAAGTGTCCTCTCTCCACCCGAAAGTAGTAGGACCCTGCGTCTGTCTTCCTGGCGTCTCTGATGCTCAGGGAGCAGTTGTAGGTTCTTGGGTCCCCAAGGAGGTGGAACCGGCCCTGGGTCTCCTCCCGCACCTTCCTGTCAGGGTTGTTGGTGGCCACTGGAGCATCCGTGCCCTTGTCCCGTCGCCGGAACCAGTAGCCATGAGCTGGGTCCCTGTTAGTCCAGCTGCTCCAGGGGTAGGAGAATTGGCAGGGCACATGGACACACAGGCCCTCCTGCACTGTCACCTCCCTGGGCACCTGCAGGGTGTAACCCGGCAGGTCATAACCCCCCTGGCCCTCCACCCGCCCACAGCCCCGCAgcaggggcagcagcagcagcagcagcagcatgtcGGCCGGGGCTGCAGGGCCGCAGGGGAAGTCTGCCCCCAGAGCTCCTCTCTGAGGAACTAAGAGCCCACAGGAGGAGGCCCACGGGAAGGGGACAGAGGGGACGGTGGCCTCCTAGAGGAGGAGCTTCAGCCAGCCTCTGCCAGGGCGGCCTCTGCCCTTGGAGACCAGCCcccaccaccacatccagcctgCAGCCCTGAGGACAGAGAGGACAGGGACCCTTCCCGTGTcaccctgtccctccctccctttgacATCTTTCCTCTTGGGAGACTTTTCTGCAATGTCACTCATGGGCTTCCTCTAACCAGAGCCCTGAGTGACCCCAGGGCCACTGATGATTGTAGGGTCAGGAGACGAGGGAGGCCACTGGGGAGAGCaggtcccctctcctccctccctcagcagCCACACAGTGTGACACCCTCTCTGCACAGCAGACCTGGACACTGTCCCCAAGGACTCCCCACCTTGGGGACAGACACTAAGTCCTCAGGCACCTGGGCCTCACTGGGGTCACCCAGGCAGCGTGGAGGGCTGCTCCCGCCCTGGATGGACATTGGTCTCAGGGGACTGTGCAGAGGAGACACAGGGCTGAGTTCTCTATGGTAAAACACCAAGGACACAGAGGGACCCGGCTGGCAGGTGACCTGAGGGACAGAGACCCAGGCTGAGGCCTCATGAGGTGGGACTGGCCTGGAAGACagtgggaagggaagaggcagaTTTTTAAAGGTGCAAAACGTCCCCTCAGTCACCAGCCACCAGGACGACTCCCTCACCGCCATGCTCTCTGCTGCGGGTTACTCCAGAGCATGTGGACCTGGGGCCTCCAGAGCTGGTTGGCTCTGCCCCAGGAGTCCCAGGAACAGAAGGCACAGAGCACGAAATGCCAGTGTGGACGTCCCCCCTGGGGTGGCCAGGATTCCGTGTGAGCAGCAGCATGCGCCTGAGTAGAGTGATTTGCAGCTGGGGCAGGTCCTGGGGGTCCTGGGAGGGGGAGCGCTGTGACTCGTGTGGGTTTTCCTTGAAACCTTTTCCTGGGGGAGACGGGAAGATGTGTCATGTGGGTAAATGTGCCCCCAAAACAACAGCTCCGTGATTGAGGGCCAAATGAGTGTCCTCCAGGACAGGCCACAGAGCACCCAGGGCCACCGTTGTCCTGCTCCCCGTGACCACCCCTGCTCCCCTCGAGCACCCTGGCCTCCTCTGCAGTTCTCCATCTGAGCTCACCCCCTGCAACACCATGGCTTCCTCTGAGACTCTGTGCACACAGAAAGCTGGTCTGTGTTCGTCCACTCAGCCCCATGGACCTGTCCATTCCATGGTATCCCCAGAACCAGCTCCCAAAACCTGGGGTGGGGTTGTGCCCTGTGacggctgggggaggggtggggttcCACACGCAGCCCCCCCTCACCACCCCCTGCATTGCCAGCTGCAGTCCCACCTGCAGCCCTCCTAGGCCCCCCGCTGCCCAGACACCCTCCCAGCAGGAGCAACTGCAGAGCCCAGTGGTCAGAAGGGCAGGTCATGATCCTTCtgttttacaaagaaaaacagaagaacagGAAGGAGAGACCTGGGGAAGCCACAGAGAATCTGCATGTAAGAGAGGAACTTGTGAGAGAGCTGGAGAAGCCCTCTTGTTCCACTTCCCCAATTTAGAAGAAGACACCCAGGTCAGAGTGGTGAGTGCTGTGGGCTGAATGCTGTGTCCCTCCAAAATCCACATGGTGACATCCTAACTGCTAAGGGGAGGGTCACAGGAGGTGGggactttgggaagtgattgaTCCTGGGGCAGAGCCCTGATGGATGAGATTAGTGTCCCTTACAGAAGGGACCCAAGGGAGCTCCTTTGCCCCTCTGCCACAGGAGGACACAAGGAGGAGGCAGGGTCGAGGAGGACACTGGCCTCCCCAGACATGGGGTCTGCCAGCCCCTGGGCTGTGGGCGTCCAGAACTGTGAGGAGCAGATCTCTGCTGTGCACAAGCCCCAGGTGATGGCCTCCCCCACAGCCCAAGGACTCAGAAGGCAGGTGGGTCCCCTCTTGCCTCTTGTCTGGGGCAGCACCTCATCAAACGTTGTCCACCAGGGCTGAcggggctggggaggagaagtCCCGCCAGATGGGGAGGGAAGGACTGTCCAGTCTGTCCAGGGGACAAGGAGAAGCTGCATTCATGCCACAGCCAGGTGGTGCCCATTCACACTGGGCCCTGAGGTCTGCAGCTGAGGGGTGAAGAGGACAGGTCCAGTGGTTTCCTTGAGGGACAGCAACGTCTGGTTGGGGACACACAAGTCCCCAGACAATGCCAGTGCCACAGGCAGGTGGCTGAGATGGGcaccagctgggggtggggggatcttGCTCTTCTGGAGAGGAAGGTGAACTCTCAGGGGACACAGGCAGAGGGACATGGTGGGGACGTCGGGCAGACCTGAGGGACATGGGTGACCCAGGGGACGCTGAGACAAAGGCCATCCCTGGCTGAGTTCCCCACACCTCTGAAGCCCCCTCTGCTGAGGTCCTCAGCCAGCAGTGAGTCTGTGCTCCGTCTGTGTCCACTCCCGCTCTGCCCAGCAGGGAAAGGGCGCTGCTCAGAGTGGGCACTGCCTCTGCTCAGGACTGGCTCTGGCTTGGGGATGGGAGGCCTTGGGGTGCTGTCCGTGGTGCCATGAGAGTGGGTTCTGACCCAGGAGATGCCCACAGCTCTGTGCAGGAGCCTGACCAAGAGTCTGCAGTCTGGGGTCAGCACGTCAGGTGCGCCAGGGAGAGCCCAGGTCCACCTGGAAGGGGGCACTCAG is a window of Ictidomys tridecemlineatus isolate mIctTri1 chromosome 15, mIctTri1.hap1, whole genome shotgun sequence DNA encoding:
- the LOC144370700 gene encoding sialic acid-binding Ig-like lectin 8, yielding MLLLLLLLPLLRGCGRVEGQGGYDLPGYTLQVPREVTVQEGLCVHVPCQFSYPWSSWTNRDPAHGYWFRRRDKGTDAPVATNNPDRKVREETQGRFHLLGDPRTYNCSLSIRDARKTDAGSYYFRVERGHLKYSYLNDMVSVQVTALTPDILVPGTLESGRPSDLTCSVPWACEQGTPPTFSWEGPSVSSLGPNVTHSSVLTLTPRPQDHGTNLTCQVTLPGALVTRTKTVHLNVSYSPQNLSVTVSRGAGPESTTLGNGSSLSVLEGQSLRLLCVVDSRPPARLSWSWGNLTLCPPQTMDPGVLELSAEHLRGGGEFTCHAQNPLGSQHISLSLSPQSKAGPPSGVTRGALWGAGATSLLFLSCTLLLLGARSYRKRSARPAVGSGDTNAVQGPASQSRLVQSQAEEGSPEPAALAVATRPSEDEEIHYAALRFHEVKASGPQGEQAPDSEYAEIHIQP